The DNA region CACTTTCTGTTTAGACTGACAGATGTGGAAGTCCccttttaaagataataaaaagttttggtacctcaaacatttccttgtcttagtttgtgtttcaggttaaagtacctttcatataactaacactgtgagacttactcgccccaaagtgctctcatgtcttagtaatcatgcaattaactgcgaccagcagccccatacgcatagcgaccagcagtcccatacgcatagcgtaatcgggcttcacattgtagcattcaggatcatgacagatttagtattgcgggataaatgttaacttataatcccataaattcttcaatttgaagacttaccaattaaggtgaagtattgaaaacaggcttcgggcaacgtttggttctgcctacagtccctttctgttcgaattgatgactgaatgtgactcggccgagaggaccttgggagagctacatacaccatgtacactgaatactacagctagtgcatgcgaacacatcacatgcgcacaaatttcaaatcccaaatcaacggataagatgtttgtgtgcgcatgcgctggccgtagtagtcagtgtatgcatcggtccatgctgtatgtagctctcccaaggtcctctcgacggAGTCACATTCACTaatcaattcgaaaagaaagggactattggcagaaccaaacgttgttcgaagcctgttttcaatacttcaacttaattggtaagtgttcaaatcgaagaaattttgggattttaaattgacatttacctgcgatactaattctgtcatgatcctgaatgttacaatgcgaagccccattacgctatgcgtatggggctgctggtcgcagttagctatgcgtacaatgggctgcacgctgctggtcgcagtcagtggtttcgtacaatatttaacgacgctgtacggcgacggctctggtacgaaaccattattgcgtgattactaagacatgagagcactttggggcgagtaattctcacacacaacgtactttaacgtgaaacacaaaccaagacaaggaaattcagggaaacttttgaggtaccaaaactttttattatctttaactaaATCTAATGCTTTGAATAAGTTAAATAGTTCTATTCTGTATTTAGCTGAGATACTGTCTTTGAAATACAAGAGTCAAAtaatgtaaaagtggatattttcgcatgagTAATATTTCGCGCTGGGCTGAGTTATACCCCGTTCAGAGTCCCACTGATACCCCGTTCACAGTCCCCCTGTCTAGGAGGACCTCTGGGGGACATGCTAGATGAAAACTAGCTATTTTTTAATACAAACTCAGTGGGTGGTAAGAGAGTCCCCTTGCTGTCTAGAGTGAggtccacatacatgtacactgctaTGGAAATCAGTGGAAGAGTATTTTTTTCCACCACAAACAGTGCTGGTCACTGGAAGTGTGTGCTGTGTTTACGCTAGTCTGGTTTTCAAACAGTTTTCTCACActaattttcttttcagaatatTAACTGCTTCTTACAACAAAAGAAGTAGCAGGTAAAGCTGATGGGCCTTATCCTTAGACAAAAATGgtgaaaggacaagttcaccttcatagacatgtgggttgagtgaatgcagcaatattagtagaacacatcagtgagagtttgaggaaaatcggacaatccgttcaaaagttatgaatttttgaagtttctgctcagtcacggctggatgaaaagactaagtaagcttgtgatgtcacatgagtacaacgatataaagaaagaataaagaaaattcagcatatttccattcttctcgcataacaaaagaacactcgacttctctctttcagaaggcagggggaataatattacccttagcaTACTTCAGTAGCAAGTcggaagaaatgtgcactttattcaaaaagtaaagttttgtgaaattctcttcttattttctttaaatagttgtacgcatgtgacatcatacactgtagtagtcttctcatccagcagtgacttcgcagatacttaaaatattcataacttttgaacggattgtccgattttcctcaaacttccactgatgtgttctactaatattgctgcattctctcaatcctaatgtatatgaaggtggacttgtcctttaagggagGCAACAAAATCCGCGGAGGGTGCATTTTGTAAAAGGAGtacagttggcaaagggtctgaaaaccagactatgtTCACGCTGTGTTTGTGCAGAGACTGTTCAGAGTCCCCTCGTCTGGCGTGAACACAGCACTAGAGGTTGTGCTAGAGTCGTGCTAGGCTGTCTAGCACGACATTCACGCTAGATTCACGCCAGACTCACTCCAGACTTGTGCTAGACATTTACGCGGTGACCGTTCACAGTCTCCATTGTCTGGTGTGAACACAGCACAACCTCTAGAGGTTGTGCTAGACAAAGTGGGACTGTGAACGGGGTATAAGTCTAGCACAACCTCGAGGTTGTGCTTTGTTCACGCCAGACGATGGGGACTCTGAACGGTCACGGCGTAAGCGTCTAGCACAAGTCTGGAGTGAGTCTTGcactccagaaaaaaaaatacccttcaCTCATTTCCATAGAAATGTATGCGGACCTCACTCTAGACAACAAGGGGACTCTGAACGGGGGTCTCTCTTACTACCCACTGAGTTTGTATAAAAATAGCTAGTTTTCATCTAGCATGTCCCCCAGAGGTCCTCCTAGACAGGGGGACTCTGAACGGGGTATTAGATGAGtctttcatgtttttaattccgcggaatcaagacatccaCCACTGGAGTATGGCAAGCAAAGATATTtgcatacttttattttcatgctagctTCTCACACGAAATGCGCTAAAAATTCAACTCTGCAAaaatttttacagtatatgaattAACCAATGTGCACTTATTAAGCAGTTTGTAGAAATGTTGGTGCTTAACGCTAGACCGATAAATCTGCCTTTTATTCGAAGGCCTcttgttaaagggaagataaaccccaagaacaatgtggattgagtgaaagcagcaacattagtagaacacatcagtgaaatttgaaggatatcggacaatcgatgcaaaagttatgaatttttaaagttttggtgttggaaccgctggatgaggagactactagaggttatgacgtatgagtggactacaatatcaagaaaatctaaagaaaatactacaaaaatccatttttcatgaaaattacaaattccatcaacttgatattgacatatgttaagggtagcaattattccccctgctttctgaaagcggttggtccactgctctttcataattctagaaaagtgaatttttgttgaatatcctttatattttctttgtattgttgtccactcatacgtcatatcctctagtagtctcctcatccagcggttccaacaccaaaactttaaaaatccataacttttgcatcgattgtccgatttttctcaaactttcactgatgtgttctactaatgttgctgctttcactcaatccacattgctctttgggtttaccttccctttaactcttTGGTCGAGAATACGGTCGGCCCCTCTCAACAGACAGATGTGTTCTATTCACACTGCTGTGTGGACTTGCTTCCCTGATGACAGCAAATAAGAAATGTGATAGaatttcccttttttcattATAAGAGATCACAGAACTTGGCATGCTGATCTTTATATACTCAACAAAAAAGTGAAGCTCACCAATGTCATAATTTATTCCTCTTTTACACCATTCTGCATGCTTTATCAGGTAAAATGGCCTTAGAACTCTGCTTCCCTATAAGATGCAGCAGTCGCGTTCAAACCTCTGAACTCACATGTGCGCAGATAGATCGCACAGTCCACACAGCAGAGTGAATGGAAGATATCCATATGTTATGAGGGGCTGACTGTATTGAATTATCGACTTACAGTTAACAAGAGGTCACTGAAACAAGAGACAGATTTATTGGTCTAGTTTAATGTGTGCTCTAACTGATACAGTAGTAATGTTTATATTGTATTGGAACAATTTACTGtatcgtttttttctttttttattgcagaGGACAATAGACAAGAGCAAAGTTATGTGCCTAAAGTGGGTTCCTGGAACAGAACACATGTTTATTGCATCCCACCAGAGTGGatttatgtatgtgtacaaTGAGACACTGCTACCTGTGAACACACCACCTCACTACCAGCACATCAAGCAGGGTGAGGGTTATGCAGTCTTCACATGCAAGAGCAAGACACCAAGGAACCCCATATACAGGTGGGCAGTGGGGGAGGGCTCCATCAATGAGTTTGCATTCTCACCTGATGCCAACTACTTAGCATGTGTGTCACAGGATGGATTCCTGCGAGTTTTCAACTATGATACAATGGAACTCCATGGGATGATGAAAAGCTACTTTGGTGGCCTAATATGTGTATGTTGGAGCCCAGATGGCAAGTATATTGTGGTGGGAGGTGAAGACGATCTTGTGACAGTGTGGTCATTCCTAGAACTAAGGGTTATAGCAAGGGGGAGAGGTCACAGTTCATGGGTAAGTGTTGTCAcatttgacccttttacaacaGGAATGATGAATGGTGATGGACATGACTTTGGAAGTGATGATGACTTTGGCACTCACAATCATGATGTGAGTAATAACAGGGATCGCTCCTTTAGCAATTACTCCAGGACTTCAATAAGAAGTGCCAGTGACCTACCGCCCCCTCTCCTGTACCGCTTTGGATCAATAGGACAGGACACACAGTTGTGCCTATGGGAACTCACAGAGGACATGATCCAGCAGTTCCAGCCACCTGCCAGAACTCGCACCAACACGCAGCTGTCCGCATCACATTGCAATAACATCTCACACAAAGCCAGCAGCAATGCCAGCTCGAACCACCCGGATGGCACCCTCTCCAAGTTctccactctctctctttccgaCAAGCACAAGGAGAAAAACAAGAAGGATAGTGTGTCTAGCAAGAGTAGTGTGCACTCACATCTGAACAAAATGCACCTGAGGATCTTTGAAGAGGGCTCAAGAGCGATTGGGACCCATCTGTGCCCAAGGCTGGATGAGGTGCTCACATTAGAACCTGTAGTGGCCAAAAAGATTGCACATGAGAGATTGACATCCCTACTTTTTAGAGAGGACTGTATTGTGACAGCCTGCCAAGAGGGCTTTGTTAGCACATGGGCAAGGCCAGGCAAAGTGGTAAGTTTCTCTCATTCTTTGAGTAGCTCTCTGTTTTTTCCTTTGTCAGGTAGCAAAACAAGCTGCTGAAACTGCTTATCCGATAGTGGGAGCCAATCTACAAAGCAAGGGggttaaaggtattagcccacatttgtaaacctgcagcaattggtctcatagttagcatggagtttgggtatgattgcagtaacacctgtgcaaaatttcgttccaattagtccattactttcataaaaataaatgaaaatgcaccgtaatccgtatgcatgcgtataacgctcgctagctccggtccacatacgtgttacatgtacaatgtacgtagctatagcccgcgcttgtaattcgattttgggtcgggttgacccggtttgaaaattgattttaaaacgatgattttctctcttttatcgaatggtatagacaaagagcgacaggtgaggtatgttactgttataacttgtacttgaagtcatattggacctgttttatgcagttttgattttcgtgggtttgcaaatgtgggctagtacctttaacagACAAAGGTAGATACAGACAGAGATAAAAGGCAGAATGGGTCAATGATGATCTCAAGGATAAGGGGCAACCCATGACGGACAAAGATGAATAAGGAAGCAACATTGCTTTGAATCTCCCTCccttacctgttgggctccctGCCTTTGACTTCTAATCAACCccttatgttttctttgttcaagATTTGTCCCTAGCCCTCCCCTGACTGCGCTTGTTGTCCTTGTAGTCCATGTGTGTGATTGCTTTCCCAATTAGTTTGTCATTTCACCTcggacaaagattctgctaggattgaAAGCTcgggccccttttgactccattgtCAAATTTTGGCCAGAAGCAACAAACCTGCCTTCTGACAAGTGACCGATAAgaaaaaatctctgtggaataaGGGTATACCGGTAAGTGGCTGAATTTAATCCTGTGTAGGCGTGCATTAAATAGCTTGTGAACAGTGTACACATGTAAGAATGATATGTATGATTATCACATAGCAAATCAAAGTCGGGGAGGTGTTTTAGAACAATGGGAAAATGTAATGCTTGCCCTAATTTGACAAGCAAAATGTTTTGATGtcacccttccccccccccccccaacacaaaTCCACAAAGTCAGCTATACAGAAGCCCAAAGATAA from Diadema setosum chromosome 1, eeDiaSeto1, whole genome shotgun sequence includes:
- the LOC140229926 gene encoding WD repeat-containing protein 20-like — encoded protein: MATSEGGGKDEVKTQFTTREGTYKLMTLSEYSRPTRQPYSVQCCHPVKVSFTSINETGVCNDKICFNVGRELYFYPYKGVRKAADLTKPLDKRTYKGGTLPTCHDFNQLTANAKGVSVIVGFSAGQVQLIDPIRKDISKIYNEERTIDKSKVMCLKWVPGTEHMFIASHQSGFMYVYNETLLPVNTPPHYQHIKQGEGYAVFTCKSKTPRNPIYRWAVGEGSINEFAFSPDANYLACVSQDGFLRVFNYDTMELHGMMKSYFGGLICVCWSPDGKYIVVGGEDDLVTVWSFLELRVIARGRGHSSWVSVVTFDPFTTGMMNGDGHDFGSDDDFGTHNHDVSNNRDRSFSNYSRTSIRSASDLPPPLLYRFGSIGQDTQLCLWELTEDMIQQFQPPARTRTNTQLSASHCNNISHKASSNASSNHPDGTLSKFSTLSLSDKHKEKNKKDSVSSKSSVHSHLNKMHLRIFEEGSRAIGTHLCPRLDEVLTLEPVVAKKIAHERLTSLLFREDCIVTACQEGFVSTWARPGKVGMTQQVTMGGTVV